One window of Nicotiana tomentosiformis chromosome 11, ASM39032v3, whole genome shotgun sequence genomic DNA carries:
- the LOC104098369 gene encoding protein SOSEKI 3 isoform X2, whose translation MDGRMKKYRQLSPERAKVWTEKSPKYQQQKPRLSNGKVPVVYYLCRNRQLEHPHFIEVPLSSPEGLYLRDVIERLNVLRGRGMASLYSWSCKRSYKNGFVWHDLCEDDLILPAHGNEYVLKGSELFDESNAGCFSPAGNVRLSTNPKLLPEPPSARSQDDSSSSSSMNEKGTKNSQDDESSPPVQCPGSSAVSPQSSAGKSSSWNGSLSLTEYKIYKAGGLADASTQTEENASKATPPETCTRGVSTDDGSVEPESNEIQEVQVQVQQANESAEICRETVSPAPSSSSASSSGGRTDTLENLIRADINKLNSFRIIEGEEFRVPKTKLKPSNVLMQLISCGSISVKDHSFGLIPTYRPRFSHSKFPSPLFSTSLTLGDLDCLAENPRFMGLRLEDKEYFSGSLLETNMPKEPTLLKRSSSYNADRFYCLFTATAICTVARYTNSL comes from the exons ATGGATGGGCGTATGAAGAAGTATAGGCAGTTGAGTCCAGAGAGAGCAAAAGTTTGGACTGAGAAATCACCTAAGTATCAGCAGCAGAAGCCACGGTTGAGTAATGGCAAAGTACCTGTCGTATACTATCTATGTCGAAATCGACAGCTTGAGCATCCTCATTTCATTGAAGTACCCCTGTCTTCGCCCGAGGGTCTTTACTTGAGGG ATGTAATTGAGAGGCTTAATGTTTTGAGAGGCCGAGGAATGGCTTCATTATACTCGTGGTCTTGCAAAAG AAGCTACAAAAATGGATTCGTGTGGCATGATCTTTGTGAAGATGACCTCATTCTTCCTGCCCATGGTAATGAATATGTTCTTAAAGGCTCGGAGCTTTTCGATGAATCCAATGCAG GTTGCTTTAGTCCCGCTGGAAATGTTAGATTGTCAACAAACCCAAAGCTACTACCAGAACCACCATCCGCTAGAAGCCAAGATGATTCTTCATCTTCGTCTAGCATGAATGAGAAAGGTACAAAGAATTCTCAAGATGATGAATCGTCACCGCCTGTTCAATGTCCAGGTTCTTCAGCGGTATCCCCTCAGTCCAGTGCTGGTAAAAGTTCTTCATGGAATGGTTCATTAAGTTTGACAGAGTACAAGATATATAAGGCCGGAGGGCTGGCCGATGCTTCAACTCAGACCGAGGAGAATGCAAGCAAAGCTACACCTCCAGAAACTTGCACAAGAGGTGTTTCTACAGATGACGGGTCTGTAGAGCCTGAAAGTAATGAAATACAAGAGGTTCAGGTTCAGGTTCAACAGGCAAATGAATCTGCAGAGATATGCCGGGAGACAGTATCGCCTGCTCCATCCTCATCGAGTGCATCATCGTCAGGTGGTAGAACGGATACCTTGGAAAATCTCATCAGAGCTGATATTAATAAGCTCAACAGCTTTAGAATAATTGAAGGGGAGGAGTTTCGAGTTCCAAAAACTAAGCTAAAGCCCTCGAATGTGCTGATGCAACTAATTTCTTGTGGATCAATTTCAGTAAAAGATCATAGCTTTGGCCTTATTCCTACTTACAGGCCAAGATTTTCCCATTCAAAATTTCCATCTCCTCTGTTCTCGACCTCGTTAACGTTAGGAGATCTTGATTGCCTGGCAGAGAATCCTAGGTTTATGGGTTTGAGATTGGAAGATAAAGAATACTTCAGTGGCAGCCTGCTTGAGACGAATATGCCCAAGGAACCTACTCTTCTAAAGCGGTCATCTTCTTACAATGCCGACAG